The segment AAACCGTGTACGGCGAGCTCTGGAGCGCGTCGAAGTTGACCATACGCCGCTAGATATTTTTGTTGTCGATGACGACGGAGAAGTCCTTGGGCGGGCTAATCTGACCATCATCATTGACAAGCGCACAAGGGCCATCCTCGGCTACAACTTGGGATTCGCAGGACCGTCAACGATCTCTGTCTTACGAGCGATCAAGCACGCTGTTAAACCAAAAACGTACTTGCAGGAAAAATTTCCTGAGGTCAAAAACGATTGGCCCATGTTTGGACTGATTGACCTACTGGCTATGGACAATGGTTCTGAGTTCCATGCTGTTCCATTCAAGACGACTGTATTCGATATGGGCATTACACAAGAGTTGGCCTATATGCCTAGAAAACTGCCCTACTACAAGGGACTAGTGGAGTGGATACAGAAGTATTTGAACAGCAGTATCTCTGCGGGCCAGCCAGGCGCAACGATGTCACATCATGAGCAACGCAACAAAGAGCGGCCGCCGGAAGAGTATGCAGTTCATACGCTGGACAGCCTCCACAAGATGATGCATATCTGGATCTGCGACTTCTATCACCCGAAGATTCAAAAGAAGTTGGGAACGAGTCCTTACAAGATGTGGAAAGAGTTGACGTCCCTGATGCCGGTACGGCTACCGGCTAGCCAAGAGCACCTGGATCTCGCTTGCACTATTCCGACCACTCGAAAACTCCAAGCCTATGGTGTGGAAGTTTGCTACCTGCGCACCTTCTGCAACGAAGAACTCGAGCGTCTGTTGAGGCGGTACGGCAAGTCCATCACGGTCGAGGTTCGATACAAACCCTACAAGCTAGACCGGGTCTGGGTGAAAGATCCAGGCACAAATGAGTGGTTCATTGTCGAGAACTACGACTTGGAAACGCGCAACACCACAGAATGGCAGCAGGAGCAAGCGCAAAAAATTATCAGAGACGAGATGAAAGCGCATGACATGGTGCTGTCACTCGCCGAGGCCCTAGAGAAACTACGGTCGATTGGAAGAAACCTTCAGAGCGCAAAACCGATGGCTCAACGCCGACGGGCATTGAAGATGCTGGGGCTCCTGCCAGAGGTCAATTTGATTGACGAACCAGTCGAGGCACCAAAGCCGGAGCAACCCAAGAAAGCCAAAACAACGGCGTCCCGTCCGGCTCCAAACGTAGTCAAGCCCGAGCTGGTTCGGGAAAAGCGTGCAGAACCTCCAGCGCCTTCCTATCAAAACAAATTGCCGACATCAGGCGGGTACTTCGCAGTCAAAGCGCTGCCGGTCATGTGATTCAGAAAAAGCACTATGTTCAAACACAGCAAAAATATTCAAGCCGTATTCACGCCTGCATTTGAGAAATGCTGGAACGAAGTTGGCGCGCTGCATGTGGAGCAGAAAACTCTTTCAGATCCGAAGAACTTCATGATCCTCGGGGTCTCAGGTGTCGGAAAGAGTACTTTACTCAGCAAATATAAGGAGAAACATAACGATGAGGAGAGCAAAGGCGCAGGCCGCGTACCTGTCGTAACGTTCAGTGCGCCTGCGGCGCCCACGCCAAAAGCCCTGATGCAGGCAATCAATAGGGCCCTTCGCGGGCCAGAGACCGGAACAAGTGCTGAACTAATGCAACGCGCTGTTCAGTACATCAATCACTTCAAGGTTGAGATGCTGTTCATGGATGAAGCACACCATCTGATTGATCGTGGGCGTATGAAGACACATGCGCATCTCGGAGATTGTTGGAAAGAATTCAGTGATCAAGTTGGGTGCTGCATCGGGATGTGTGGCGCTCCCCGGTTGAGGCTGCTTTTCGAAACGAATAACCAGCTGCGGAACCGCTGGTCCTCTAGTTTTGTGTTGCGCCCTTTCTCATATGACGATGGTCAAGAGGCACTTGCAGGTTTTGTTTTTACTTTGATACAGGAAGGTGTGTCGGAAAATTGCCAACAATTTCTGCTCCAGTCGGACACGATCTCTCGAATTCAATATGCAACAGACGGCGTTCCAGCGGTTGTGGTGAAGTTCCTGCGGAGTTTGAAGAAGGTGATGACGGGT is part of the Rhodoferax sp. BAB1 genome and harbors:
- a CDS encoding Mu transposase C-terminal domain-containing protein; amino-acid sequence: MSPISFVPKARFRLLGRLLTILGMKKKEEQTQLEVMDEDGVAHVYTQDFLLDQYSKRNLRAADFIQEEVERLSQTRNPLLKLLSDLGESERKEGERNASLLNAINEEGGFHRGNADFWKGRYAVLCKEHGFKRAPDRSTVQRWLRKAQGATDIPLQIILAPKNELKGGRGKIRLTSDVEQIVETCVQDIYLSSENTPLTDCHTELVKRIATENEFRYKQNKLKPVSYGQLRRYVQGIDAYEIHATRFGRESAGKKFRVSRSNTNRVRRALERVEVDHTPLDIFVVDDDGEVLGRANLTIIIDKRTRAILGYNLGFAGPSTISVLRAIKHAVKPKTYLQEKFPEVKNDWPMFGLIDLLAMDNGSEFHAVPFKTTVFDMGITQELAYMPRKLPYYKGLVEWIQKYLNSSISAGQPGATMSHHEQRNKERPPEEYAVHTLDSLHKMMHIWICDFYHPKIQKKLGTSPYKMWKELTSLMPVRLPASQEHLDLACTIPTTRKLQAYGVEVCYLRTFCNEELERLLRRYGKSITVEVRYKPYKLDRVWVKDPGTNEWFIVENYDLETRNTTEWQQEQAQKIIRDEMKAHDMVLSLAEALEKLRSIGRNLQSAKPMAQRRRALKMLGLLPEVNLIDEPVEAPKPEQPKKAKTTASRPAPNVVKPELVREKRAEPPAPSYQNKLPTSGGYFAVKALPVM
- a CDS encoding TniB family NTP-binding protein — its product is MFKHSKNIQAVFTPAFEKCWNEVGALHVEQKTLSDPKNFMILGVSGVGKSTLLSKYKEKHNDEESKGAGRVPVVTFSAPAAPTPKALMQAINRALRGPETGTSAELMQRAVQYINHFKVEMLFMDEAHHLIDRGRMKTHAHLGDCWKEFSDQVGCCIGMCGAPRLRLLFETNNQLRNRWSSSFVLRPFSYDDGQEALAGFVFTLIQEGVSENCQQFLLQSDTISRIQYATDGVPAVVVKFLRSLKKVMTGLGELDMTVLDKAWNFHGTARLPTHRRPFHRDFNFERLMGYEEPFYPSSFDGDNHANFS